One genomic region from Anthonomus grandis grandis chromosome 1, icAntGran1.3, whole genome shotgun sequence encodes:
- the LOC126737264 gene encoding proteasome subunit beta type-1, which yields MSSMVQPSYPDYETAPIQQHFNPYADNGGSVVAIAGEDFVVIGADTRLSAGFSIYTRDQKKLFPLSETTVLGCSGCWCDTLTLTRILKSRMQMYQQEHNKTMSTTACAQMLSTMLYYKRFFPYYISNVLVGLDNEGKGCVYSYDPIGHCEKRTFRAGGSAGALLQPLLDNQIGQKNMLNVKEEPVSLDKALSILKDVFISAAERDIYTGDSILINIITKDGIKEETFALRKD from the exons ATGTCTTCAATGGTACAACCAAGTTATCCTGACTACGAAACTGCTCCCATACAACAACACTTTAACCCCTACGCGGACAATGGAGG GAGCGTCGTAGCGATTGCAGGCGAGGATTTCGTTGTAATCGGAGCGGACACGCGTCTCAGCGCCGGTTTTTCCATTTACACCAGAGACCAGAAGAAATTGTTTCCGCTTAGTGAAACCACAGTCCTGGGATGTTCCGGTTGCTGGTGTGACACCCTTACCCTAACAAGAATTTTAAAGTCCAGAATGCAAATGTACCAGCAGGAACATAATAAGACCATGTCGACTACCGCATGTGCCCAAATGCTCTCCACCATGCTGTACTATAAGCGATTCTTCCCATATTACATTTCCAATGTGTTGGTCGGCTTGGATAATGAGGGCAAGGGTTGTGTGTACAGCTATGATCCCATTGGGCATTGTGAAAAAAGGACCTTTAGGGCGGGCGGATCTGCTGGGGCCTTGCTGCAGCCCCTTTTGGATAACCAGATTGGCcagaaaaatatgttaaatgtGAAAGAGGAACCAGTGTCTTTGGATAAGGCCTTGTCTATATTGAAAGATGTATTTATCTCAGCTGCTGAAAGAGATATTTATACTGGTGATAGTAttctaattaatattattaccaAGGATGGGATTAAAGAGGAGACCTTTGCTTTAAGGAAGGATTAG
- the LOC126737259 gene encoding pre-mRNA-processing factor 17 — MLSIQSYASSSDEELEEEHPTNSQETSKPPEPIPPELSQFSAKKSLQICAAPIVLPPAIDEDKIHIHPDTSELLYNPKYEELFAPIVGPSNPFKPEQGVEKNMVAGHVEPAHVSEFQFENQRRTFASFGYALDPSVSTDELGFSKVIGSTEEAKESNLKTVFEKTEIRPLDKKKRKKNDNPEDIDGFLGPWGGFVGEQRVMRPSEEEQKELQELVSKRTKRGRPTEEQHVEEKSVLHIKDPVDYQGRSFLHAPHDVGVNLKSDTPPDKCFLPKAHIFTWTGHTKGVSAIRWFPKTAHLFLSSSMDCKIKIWEVYNERRCIRTYYGHRQAVRDINFNNAGNHFLSAGYDRYIKLWDTETGQVVSRFTSRKIPYCVKFNPDYNKQHLFVAGTSDKKIICWDTRSGDVVQEYDRHLGAVNTITFVDENRRFVTTSDDKSLRVWEWDIPVDMKYIADPTMHSMPAVTPSPNGKWMACQSMDNKVVIFSALNRFKLNRKKTFTGHMVAGYACQLDFSPDMSYIVSGDADGKCFIWDWKTTKLYKKWKAHDGVCISCLWHPHEPSKMISAGWDGVIKYWD; from the coding sequence ATGTTATCAATTCAATCGTATGCTAGTAGCAGTGACGAAGAGCTCGAAGAAGAACACCCGACCAACTCCCAAGAAACTTCAAAGCCACCAGAACCGATTCCCCCAGAACTGTCTCAATTCTCTGCCAAAAAGAGCCTTCAGATATGCGCCGCGCCCATCGTATTACCCCCCGCTATAGATGAAGATAAAATCCATATACATCCAGACACAAGCGAACTACTTTATAACCCAAAATATGAGGAGTTATTTGCCCCCATTGTAGGACCCAGCAATCCCTTTAAACCAGAACAAGGAGTCGAGAAGAACATGGTGGCAGGACACGTCGAACCGGCGCACGTAAGCGAGTTTCAGTTTGAAAACCAAAGAAGAACTTTTGCAAGTTTCGGATATGCCCTGGATCCATCTGTAAGTACTGATGAATTGGGCTTTTCAAAAGTCATTGGCAGCACGGAAGAAGCCAAAGAGTCAAATCTCAAAAccgtttttgaaaaaacagaaattaGACCACTGGAcaaaaagaagagaaagaaaaatGACAATCCTGAGGATATCGATGGGTTTTTGGGACCCTGGGGTGGTTTTGTTGGGGAGCAAAGGGTGATGAGGCCGTCAGAAGAGGAACAAAAAGAGTTGCAAGAGCTTGTCTCAAAGAGAACAAAGAGGGGAAGGCCAACAGAGGAGCAACATGTGGAAGAAAAGTCTGTCTTACATATTAAGGATCCAGTTGATTACCAGGGGAGATCATTCTTACATGCACCTCATGATGTTGGGGTGAACCTTAAATCTGACACACCACCCGACAAGTGCTTCTTGCCTAAAGCACACATTTTTACATGGACAGGCCATACAAAAGGCGTCTCGGCCATCAGGTGGTTCCCAAAAACAGCCCATTTGTTCCTGTCTTCCAGTATggattgtaaaattaaaatttgggaAGTTTATAACGAGAGGAGATGCATTAGGACCTATTATGGCCATAGGCAAGCTGTTAGAgatataaactttaataatgCTGGCAACCACTTCCTGTCAGCAGGATATGACAGATACATAAAGTTATGGGACACTGAGACAGGACAAGTGGTGTCCAGATTTACCAGCAGGAAGATTCCGTACTGTGTAAAATTTAATCCAGATTATAACAAGCAGCACCTTTTTGTGGCTGGAACATCtgataagaaaattatttgttgggATACTCGATCCGGAGATGTTGTACAAGAGTACGATAGGCACCTGGGTGCAGTCAATACTATAACTTTTGTAGATGAAAACCGGCGTTTTGTCACCACTTCAGATGATAAATCCCTAAGGGTTTGGGAATGGGACATCCCCGTTGATATGAAATACATTGCAGATCCCACCATGCACAGTATGCCTGCAGTCACTCCCAGTCCCAATGGGAAATGGATGGCATGTCAGAGCATGGACAACAAAGTGGTGATTTTTTCAGCCCTGAACAGATTCAAGCTTAACAGGAAAAAAACATTCACCGGGCATATGGTGGCAGGGTACGCCTGTCAACTGGACTTCTCTCCAGATATGTCTTATATAGTGTCCGGGGATGCTGATGGGAAATGTTTCATTTGGGACTGGAAGACCACCAAGTTGTATAAGAAGTGGAAGGCACATGACGGTGTTTGTATTAGCTGCTTATGGCATCCGCATGAGCCCAGCAAAATGATTTCCGCTGGATGGGATGGTGTTATTAAATATTGGGACTAG